In Paramormyrops kingsleyae isolate MSU_618 chromosome 13, PKINGS_0.4, whole genome shotgun sequence, a single window of DNA contains:
- the LOC111850530 gene encoding DENN domain-containing protein 5A-like isoform X1: protein MTTGFSSSSCRFADYFVICGLDTETGLEPDELSGPRKGPCSYSPHFSTRRGENASFADAIFCENFEQSPLRRTFKSKVLAHYPENVEWSPFDQDAVGMLCMPKGLSFRTQADAREPCFHSFIITREDGSRTYGFALTFYEEVTSKQICGAMQTLYHMHNAERHDVPRLRRFDSYDIGRDTLFASKCICLLAPMAFPQACCQVLQQLYRAVTSAQPPPLPLESYIYNVLYEVPLPPPGRSLKFSGVYGPVVCQRPSTVELPLFDFPIGEVFELLGVENVLQLFTCALLEFQILLYSQHYQRLMTVAESITALMFPFQWQHVYVPILPASLLHFLDAPVPYLMGLHSNGQDDRSKLELPQEANLCFVDIDNHFIELPEDLPQFPNKLEFIQEICEVLMLFGIPPEGRACSGEGVGGPRGFRGCDVASDRRNGNLAGSPLDLLKENETIVRLQALVKRTGVRLEKLDGMETSGTNGDPRVQCGEEDLRTHLLNIRMREVFANRFTQMFADYEVFVIQSSQDKESWFSTRDQMQNFDKASFLSDQPEPYLPFLSRFLETQTFASFVDSKILCHDDEDKEHALRVFDARVEKVRMLNVRTPTLRTSMYQKCTNAEESEKAIEARVTKIDHTALHPHLLDMKIGQGRYEPGFFPRLQSDVLSAGPTSNKWSKRSTAAQWRRRDKQKQHAEHLYLDNDQREKHIQEARNLGTTIRQPKLSNLSPSVIAQTNWKFVEGLLKECRNKTKRMLVEKMGREAVELGHGEVSITGVEENTLIASLCDLLERIWSHGLQVKQGKSALWSHLLHYQESKEKSDATPSGLNPPGLIQDSERRKSDAGLTMPPLKVSLIDDMRHIQNIGEIKTDVGKARAWVRLTMEKKMLSRHLKQLLSDQELTKKLYKRYAFLRCDDEKEQFLYHLLSFNAVDYFCFTNVFTTVLIPYHVVVIPSKKLGGSMFTANPWVCVSGELSETGVLQVPKNSLEITFECQNLGKLTTVQMGHDNSGLYAKWLVECVMVRNEVTGHTYKFPCGRWLGKSVDDGSLERVLVGELVTPIPESEERLCRTPPMQQSPGMIRRFVNISPSSKPKLNTGQIQEGVGEAINGIVKHFHKPEKERSSLTLLLCGEYGLVWALEQVFLHGFRTPRLFKNIFIWDFLERAQGHFESPEQKDLELDENWQMRARDFCRFMRAINSTPRNIGKDGKFQMLVCLGARDHLLHHWIALLADCPITAQMYEDTAMLKDHSLVNSLIRVLQTLQDFNITLEASLIKGIGI, encoded by the exons GCCCCAGAAAAGGTCCGTGTTCCTATTCCCCTCATTTCTCCACTCGACGTGGTGAAAACGCTTCATTTGCGGATGCAATTTTTT gcgagaaTTTTGAGCAGAGTCCACTACGGAGGACCTTCAAATCCAAAGTTTTAGCACACTACCCTGAGAatgtggagtggagtccctttgaCCAAGACGCCGTGGGCATG CTCTGTATGCCAAAAGGGCTGTCATTCCGGACGCAGGCAGACGCCCGCGAGCCATGTTTCCACTCCTTCATCATCACCCGCGAGGACGGCTCGCGCACGTACGGCTTCGCACTCACCTTCTACGAGGAGGTGACCAGCAAGCAGATCTGCGGCGCCATGCAGACGCTCTACCACATGCACAACGCTGAGCGGCACGAcgtcccacgccttcgccgcttcgaCTCCTACGACATCGGCCGGGACACGCTCTTCGCCTCCAAGTGTATCTGCTTGCTGGCGCCCATGGCCTTTCCGCAAGCGTGCTGCCAGGTGCTGCAGCAGCTGTACCGCGCCGTCACCTCCGCCCAGCCGCCGCCGCTGCCCCTGGAGAGCTACATCTACAACGTGCTCTACGAGGTGCCTCTGCCGCCTCCCGGGCGCTCCCTTAAGTTTTCGGGTGTCTACGGGCCCGTGGTGTGTCAGCGGCCCAGCACCGTCGAACTGCCGCTCTTCGACTTTCCCATCGGCGAGGTCTTCGAGCTCCTGGGCGTGGAAAACGTGCTGCAGCTATTCACCTGCGCCCTGCTGGAGTTCCAGATCCTGCTCTACTCCCAGC ACTACCAGAGGCTGATGACGGTGGCCGAGAGCATCACCGCCCTGATGTTCCCCTTCCAGTGGCAGCACGTCTATGTGCCCATCCTGCCCGCCTCGCTGCTGCACTTCCTGGACGCGCCTGTACCCTATCTGATGGGCCTGCACTCCAACGGTCAGGATGACCGATCCAAGCTGGAGCTGCCCCAGGAG GCCAACCTGTGCTTTGTTGACATCGACAACCACTTCATCGAACTGCCGGAGGATCTGCCGCAGTTCCCTAACAAGCTGGAGTTCATCCAGGAGATCTGCGAGGTGCTGATGCTGTTTGGCATCCCCCCCGAGGGTAGAGCGTGCAGCGGCGAGGGCGTGGGGGGGCCGAGGGGCTTCCGCGGCTGCGACGTGGCCTCGGACCGCCGCAATGGCAACCTGGCCGGCTCGCCTCTGGATCTGCTGAAGGAGAACGAGACCATCGTCCGGCTGCAGGCCCTGGTCAAACGAACCGGTGTGAGGCTGGAGAAG CTGGATGGGATGGAGACCTCCGGCACCAACGGCGATCCCAGGGTGCAGTGCGGCGAGGAGGACCTGCGGACGCACCTGCTCAACATCCGCATGCGCGAGGTCTTCGCCAACCGCTTCACGCAAATGTTCGCCGACTACGAGGTCTTCGTCATCCAATCCAGCCAGGACAAAGAGTCATGGTTCAGCACCCGTGACCAGATGCAGAACTTTGACAAG GCCTCCTTCCTGTCGGACCAGCCCGAGCCCTACCTGCCCTTCCTGTCGCGCTTCCTGGAGACGCAGACGTTCGCCTCCTTCGTCGACAGCAAGATCCTTTGCCACGACGACGAGGACAAGGAGCACGCGCTGCGGGTGTTCGACGCCCGCGTGGAGAAGGTGCGCATGCTCAACGTGCGGACGCCCACGCTGAGGACGTCCATGTACCAGAAGTGCACCAACGCCGAAGAGTCAG AGAAGGCCATCGAGGCGAGGGTGACCAAGATCGACCACACGGCACTTCACCCCCACCTGCTGGACATGAAGATCGGCCAGGGCCGCTACGAGCCCGGCTTCTTCCCTCGCCTGCAGTCCGACGTGCTCTCAGCTGGACCCACCAGCAACAA GTGGTCCAAGCGCAGTACCGCAGCTCAGTGGAGGAGGCGGGACAAGCAGAAGCAGCACGCGGAACACCTGTACCTGGATAACGACCAGAGAGAG AAGCACATTCAGGAGGCCAGAAACCTGGGCACCACGATCCGGCAGCCCAAGCTGTCCAACCTGTCGCCCTCCGTCATTGCACAGACCAACTGGAAGTTCGTAGAAGGGTTGCTGAAGGAATGCAGGAACAAG ACCAAGCGCATGCTGGTGGAGAAGATGGGCAGGGAGGCGGTAGAGTTGGGCCATGGGGAGGTCAGCATCACAGGCGTGGAGGAGAACACGCTCATCGCCAGCCTCTGCGACCTGCTGGAGCGGATCTGGAGCCACGGGCTACAGGTCAAGCAG GGAAAATCGGCTTTGTGGTCACACCTGCTGCATTACCAGGAAAGCAAAGAGAAGAGTGATGCCACCCCTTCAGGCCTGAACCCCCCAG GGCTTATTCAAGACTCGGAGAGACGCAAGTCTGATGCAGGACTCACCATGCCCCCTCTAAAAGTTTCCCTCATTGACGATATGCG ACACATCCAGAACATCGGCGAGATCAAGACGGACGTGGGCAAGGCGCGGGCCTGGGTACGCCTCACCATGGAGAAGAAGATGCTTTCCAGGCACCTCAAGCAGCTGCTGTCTGACCAGGAGCTCACCAA GAAGCTGTACAAGCGGTACGCCTTCCTGCGCTGCGATGATGAGAAGGAGCAGTTCCTCTACCATCTCCTGTCCTTCAATGCTGTCGACTACTTCTGCTTCACCAATGTCTTCACCACCGTCT TAATCCCATACCACGTGGTGGTCATCCCAAGCAAGAAGCTCGGGGGGTCCATGTTCACGGCCAACCCCTGGGTCTGCGTCTCTGGAGAGCTGTCGGAAACAGGGGTTCTCCAGGTGCCCAAGAACTCCTTGGAGATCACCTTTGAG TGCCAGAATCTGGGCAAGCTCACCACAGTACAGATGGGCCACGATAACTCAGGATTGTATGCAAAGTGGCTGGTGGAGTGTGTCATGGTGAGGAACGAGGTCACTGGGCACACGTACAA GTTTCCATGCGGCCGCTGGTTGGGTAAAAGTGTGGATGATGGCAGTTTGGAACGCGTCCTGGTGGGGGAGTTGGTGACCCCCATCCCAGAGAGCGAGGAACGCCTGTGCCGCACCCCTCCCATGCAGCAGTCCCCTGGAATGATACGGAGGTTTGTCAACATCTCACCGAGCAGCAAACCAA AGTTAAACACAGGACAGATTCAGGAAGGAGTGGGAGAGGCCATCAATGGGATCGTCAAGCACTTCCACAAACCAGAGAAAGAG AGGAGCAGCCTGACGCTGCTGCTGTGTGGAGAATATGGGCTGGTCTGGGCACTGGAGCAGGTCTTCCTGCATGGTTTCAGGACCCCACGTCTCTTCAAGAACATCTTCATCTGGGACTTCTTAG AAAGGGCACAGGGTCACTTTGAGAGTCCGGAGCAGAAGGACCTGGAGCTGGATGAGAACTGGCAGATGAGGGCCCGGGATTTCTGCCGCTTCATGCGGGCTATCAACAGCACACCGAGGAACATCGGCAAAGACGGGAAGTTCCAGATGCTGGTGTGCCTGGGGGCCAG AGACCACCTGCTACATCATTGGATCGCCCTCCTGGCAGACTGTCCAATCACGGCACAGATGTATGAGGACACGGCCATGCTAAAGGATCATTCTCTGGTGAACTCTCTGATTCGAGTGCTACAAACTTTACAGGACTTCAATATCACCCTGGAGGCCTCACTAATCAAGGGCATAGGTATTTAG
- the LOC111850530 gene encoding DENN domain-containing protein 5A-like isoform X3, whose protein sequence is MTTGFSSSSCRFADYFVICGLDTETGLEPDELSGENFEQSPLRRTFKSKVLAHYPENVEWSPFDQDAVGMLCMPKGLSFRTQADAREPCFHSFIITREDGSRTYGFALTFYEEVTSKQICGAMQTLYHMHNAERHDVPRLRRFDSYDIGRDTLFASKCICLLAPMAFPQACCQVLQQLYRAVTSAQPPPLPLESYIYNVLYEVPLPPPGRSLKFSGVYGPVVCQRPSTVELPLFDFPIGEVFELLGVENVLQLFTCALLEFQILLYSQHYQRLMTVAESITALMFPFQWQHVYVPILPASLLHFLDAPVPYLMGLHSNGQDDRSKLELPQEANLCFVDIDNHFIELPEDLPQFPNKLEFIQEICEVLMLFGIPPEGRACSGEGVGGPRGFRGCDVASDRRNGNLAGSPLDLLKENETIVRLQALVKRTGVRLEKLDGMETSGTNGDPRVQCGEEDLRTHLLNIRMREVFANRFTQMFADYEVFVIQSSQDKESWFSTRDQMQNFDKASFLSDQPEPYLPFLSRFLETQTFASFVDSKILCHDDEDKEHALRVFDARVEKVRMLNVRTPTLRTSMYQKCTNAEESEKAIEARVTKIDHTALHPHLLDMKIGQGRYEPGFFPRLQSDVLSAGPTSNKWSKRSTAAQWRRRDKQKQHAEHLYLDNDQREKHIQEARNLGTTIRQPKLSNLSPSVIAQTNWKFVEGLLKECRNKTKRMLVEKMGREAVELGHGEVSITGVEENTLIASLCDLLERIWSHGLQVKQGKSALWSHLLHYQESKEKSDATPSGLNPPGLIQDSERRKSDAGLTMPPLKVSLIDDMRHIQNIGEIKTDVGKARAWVRLTMEKKMLSRHLKQLLSDQELTKKLYKRYAFLRCDDEKEQFLYHLLSFNAVDYFCFTNVFTTVLIPYHVVVIPSKKLGGSMFTANPWVCVSGELSETGVLQVPKNSLEITFECQNLGKLTTVQMGHDNSGLYAKWLVECVMVRNEVTGHTYKFPCGRWLGKSVDDGSLERVLVGELVTPIPESEERLCRTPPMQQSPGMIRRFVNISPSSKPKLNTGQIQEGVGEAINGIVKHFHKPEKERSSLTLLLCGEYGLVWALEQVFLHGFRTPRLFKNIFIWDFLERAQGHFESPEQKDLELDENWQMRARDFCRFMRAINSTPRNIGKDGKFQMLVCLGARDHLLHHWIALLADCPITAQMYEDTAMLKDHSLVNSLIRVLQTLQDFNITLEASLIKGIGI, encoded by the exons gcgagaaTTTTGAGCAGAGTCCACTACGGAGGACCTTCAAATCCAAAGTTTTAGCACACTACCCTGAGAatgtggagtggagtccctttgaCCAAGACGCCGTGGGCATG CTCTGTATGCCAAAAGGGCTGTCATTCCGGACGCAGGCAGACGCCCGCGAGCCATGTTTCCACTCCTTCATCATCACCCGCGAGGACGGCTCGCGCACGTACGGCTTCGCACTCACCTTCTACGAGGAGGTGACCAGCAAGCAGATCTGCGGCGCCATGCAGACGCTCTACCACATGCACAACGCTGAGCGGCACGAcgtcccacgccttcgccgcttcgaCTCCTACGACATCGGCCGGGACACGCTCTTCGCCTCCAAGTGTATCTGCTTGCTGGCGCCCATGGCCTTTCCGCAAGCGTGCTGCCAGGTGCTGCAGCAGCTGTACCGCGCCGTCACCTCCGCCCAGCCGCCGCCGCTGCCCCTGGAGAGCTACATCTACAACGTGCTCTACGAGGTGCCTCTGCCGCCTCCCGGGCGCTCCCTTAAGTTTTCGGGTGTCTACGGGCCCGTGGTGTGTCAGCGGCCCAGCACCGTCGAACTGCCGCTCTTCGACTTTCCCATCGGCGAGGTCTTCGAGCTCCTGGGCGTGGAAAACGTGCTGCAGCTATTCACCTGCGCCCTGCTGGAGTTCCAGATCCTGCTCTACTCCCAGC ACTACCAGAGGCTGATGACGGTGGCCGAGAGCATCACCGCCCTGATGTTCCCCTTCCAGTGGCAGCACGTCTATGTGCCCATCCTGCCCGCCTCGCTGCTGCACTTCCTGGACGCGCCTGTACCCTATCTGATGGGCCTGCACTCCAACGGTCAGGATGACCGATCCAAGCTGGAGCTGCCCCAGGAG GCCAACCTGTGCTTTGTTGACATCGACAACCACTTCATCGAACTGCCGGAGGATCTGCCGCAGTTCCCTAACAAGCTGGAGTTCATCCAGGAGATCTGCGAGGTGCTGATGCTGTTTGGCATCCCCCCCGAGGGTAGAGCGTGCAGCGGCGAGGGCGTGGGGGGGCCGAGGGGCTTCCGCGGCTGCGACGTGGCCTCGGACCGCCGCAATGGCAACCTGGCCGGCTCGCCTCTGGATCTGCTGAAGGAGAACGAGACCATCGTCCGGCTGCAGGCCCTGGTCAAACGAACCGGTGTGAGGCTGGAGAAG CTGGATGGGATGGAGACCTCCGGCACCAACGGCGATCCCAGGGTGCAGTGCGGCGAGGAGGACCTGCGGACGCACCTGCTCAACATCCGCATGCGCGAGGTCTTCGCCAACCGCTTCACGCAAATGTTCGCCGACTACGAGGTCTTCGTCATCCAATCCAGCCAGGACAAAGAGTCATGGTTCAGCACCCGTGACCAGATGCAGAACTTTGACAAG GCCTCCTTCCTGTCGGACCAGCCCGAGCCCTACCTGCCCTTCCTGTCGCGCTTCCTGGAGACGCAGACGTTCGCCTCCTTCGTCGACAGCAAGATCCTTTGCCACGACGACGAGGACAAGGAGCACGCGCTGCGGGTGTTCGACGCCCGCGTGGAGAAGGTGCGCATGCTCAACGTGCGGACGCCCACGCTGAGGACGTCCATGTACCAGAAGTGCACCAACGCCGAAGAGTCAG AGAAGGCCATCGAGGCGAGGGTGACCAAGATCGACCACACGGCACTTCACCCCCACCTGCTGGACATGAAGATCGGCCAGGGCCGCTACGAGCCCGGCTTCTTCCCTCGCCTGCAGTCCGACGTGCTCTCAGCTGGACCCACCAGCAACAA GTGGTCCAAGCGCAGTACCGCAGCTCAGTGGAGGAGGCGGGACAAGCAGAAGCAGCACGCGGAACACCTGTACCTGGATAACGACCAGAGAGAG AAGCACATTCAGGAGGCCAGAAACCTGGGCACCACGATCCGGCAGCCCAAGCTGTCCAACCTGTCGCCCTCCGTCATTGCACAGACCAACTGGAAGTTCGTAGAAGGGTTGCTGAAGGAATGCAGGAACAAG ACCAAGCGCATGCTGGTGGAGAAGATGGGCAGGGAGGCGGTAGAGTTGGGCCATGGGGAGGTCAGCATCACAGGCGTGGAGGAGAACACGCTCATCGCCAGCCTCTGCGACCTGCTGGAGCGGATCTGGAGCCACGGGCTACAGGTCAAGCAG GGAAAATCGGCTTTGTGGTCACACCTGCTGCATTACCAGGAAAGCAAAGAGAAGAGTGATGCCACCCCTTCAGGCCTGAACCCCCCAG GGCTTATTCAAGACTCGGAGAGACGCAAGTCTGATGCAGGACTCACCATGCCCCCTCTAAAAGTTTCCCTCATTGACGATATGCG ACACATCCAGAACATCGGCGAGATCAAGACGGACGTGGGCAAGGCGCGGGCCTGGGTACGCCTCACCATGGAGAAGAAGATGCTTTCCAGGCACCTCAAGCAGCTGCTGTCTGACCAGGAGCTCACCAA GAAGCTGTACAAGCGGTACGCCTTCCTGCGCTGCGATGATGAGAAGGAGCAGTTCCTCTACCATCTCCTGTCCTTCAATGCTGTCGACTACTTCTGCTTCACCAATGTCTTCACCACCGTCT TAATCCCATACCACGTGGTGGTCATCCCAAGCAAGAAGCTCGGGGGGTCCATGTTCACGGCCAACCCCTGGGTCTGCGTCTCTGGAGAGCTGTCGGAAACAGGGGTTCTCCAGGTGCCCAAGAACTCCTTGGAGATCACCTTTGAG TGCCAGAATCTGGGCAAGCTCACCACAGTACAGATGGGCCACGATAACTCAGGATTGTATGCAAAGTGGCTGGTGGAGTGTGTCATGGTGAGGAACGAGGTCACTGGGCACACGTACAA GTTTCCATGCGGCCGCTGGTTGGGTAAAAGTGTGGATGATGGCAGTTTGGAACGCGTCCTGGTGGGGGAGTTGGTGACCCCCATCCCAGAGAGCGAGGAACGCCTGTGCCGCACCCCTCCCATGCAGCAGTCCCCTGGAATGATACGGAGGTTTGTCAACATCTCACCGAGCAGCAAACCAA AGTTAAACACAGGACAGATTCAGGAAGGAGTGGGAGAGGCCATCAATGGGATCGTCAAGCACTTCCACAAACCAGAGAAAGAG AGGAGCAGCCTGACGCTGCTGCTGTGTGGAGAATATGGGCTGGTCTGGGCACTGGAGCAGGTCTTCCTGCATGGTTTCAGGACCCCACGTCTCTTCAAGAACATCTTCATCTGGGACTTCTTAG AAAGGGCACAGGGTCACTTTGAGAGTCCGGAGCAGAAGGACCTGGAGCTGGATGAGAACTGGCAGATGAGGGCCCGGGATTTCTGCCGCTTCATGCGGGCTATCAACAGCACACCGAGGAACATCGGCAAAGACGGGAAGTTCCAGATGCTGGTGTGCCTGGGGGCCAG AGACCACCTGCTACATCATTGGATCGCCCTCCTGGCAGACTGTCCAATCACGGCACAGATGTATGAGGACACGGCCATGCTAAAGGATCATTCTCTGGTGAACTCTCTGATTCGAGTGCTACAAACTTTACAGGACTTCAATATCACCCTGGAGGCCTCACTAATCAAGGGCATAGGTATTTAG
- the LOC111850530 gene encoding DENN domain-containing protein 5A-like isoform X2, giving the protein MTTGFSSSSCRFADYFVICGLDTETGLEPDELSALYQYLQTSKLSDGATQLSSSDKTGENFEQSPLRRTFKSKVLAHYPENVEWSPFDQDAVGMLCMPKGLSFRTQADAREPCFHSFIITREDGSRTYGFALTFYEEVTSKQICGAMQTLYHMHNAERHDVPRLRRFDSYDIGRDTLFASKCICLLAPMAFPQACCQVLQQLYRAVTSAQPPPLPLESYIYNVLYEVPLPPPGRSLKFSGVYGPVVCQRPSTVELPLFDFPIGEVFELLGVENVLQLFTCALLEFQILLYSQHYQRLMTVAESITALMFPFQWQHVYVPILPASLLHFLDAPVPYLMGLHSNGQDDRSKLELPQEANLCFVDIDNHFIELPEDLPQFPNKLEFIQEICEVLMLFGIPPEGRACSGEGVGGPRGFRGCDVASDRRNGNLAGSPLDLLKENETIVRLQALVKRTGVRLEKLDGMETSGTNGDPRVQCGEEDLRTHLLNIRMREVFANRFTQMFADYEVFVIQSSQDKESWFSTRDQMQNFDKASFLSDQPEPYLPFLSRFLETQTFASFVDSKILCHDDEDKEHALRVFDARVEKVRMLNVRTPTLRTSMYQKCTNAEESEKAIEARVTKIDHTALHPHLLDMKIGQGRYEPGFFPRLQSDVLSAGPTSNKWSKRSTAAQWRRRDKQKQHAEHLYLDNDQREKHIQEARNLGTTIRQPKLSNLSPSVIAQTNWKFVEGLLKECRNKTKRMLVEKMGREAVELGHGEVSITGVEENTLIASLCDLLERIWSHGLQVKQGKSALWSHLLHYQESKEKSDATPSGLNPPGLIQDSERRKSDAGLTMPPLKVSLIDDMRHIQNIGEIKTDVGKARAWVRLTMEKKMLSRHLKQLLSDQELTKKLYKRYAFLRCDDEKEQFLYHLLSFNAVDYFCFTNVFTTVLIPYHVVVIPSKKLGGSMFTANPWVCVSGELSETGVLQVPKNSLEITFECQNLGKLTTVQMGHDNSGLYAKWLVECVMVRNEVTGHTYKFPCGRWLGKSVDDGSLERVLVGELVTPIPESEERLCRTPPMQQSPGMIRRFVNISPSSKPKLNTGQIQEGVGEAINGIVKHFHKPEKERSSLTLLLCGEYGLVWALEQVFLHGFRTPRLFKNIFIWDFLERAQGHFESPEQKDLELDENWQMRARDFCRFMRAINSTPRNIGKDGKFQMLVCLGARDHLLHHWIALLADCPITAQMYEDTAMLKDHSLVNSLIRVLQTLQDFNITLEASLIKGIGI; this is encoded by the exons CTTTATACCAGTATTTACAGACTTCTAAATTGAGTGATGGGGCCACACAGTTGTCGTCGAGTGACAAGACag gcgagaaTTTTGAGCAGAGTCCACTACGGAGGACCTTCAAATCCAAAGTTTTAGCACACTACCCTGAGAatgtggagtggagtccctttgaCCAAGACGCCGTGGGCATG CTCTGTATGCCAAAAGGGCTGTCATTCCGGACGCAGGCAGACGCCCGCGAGCCATGTTTCCACTCCTTCATCATCACCCGCGAGGACGGCTCGCGCACGTACGGCTTCGCACTCACCTTCTACGAGGAGGTGACCAGCAAGCAGATCTGCGGCGCCATGCAGACGCTCTACCACATGCACAACGCTGAGCGGCACGAcgtcccacgccttcgccgcttcgaCTCCTACGACATCGGCCGGGACACGCTCTTCGCCTCCAAGTGTATCTGCTTGCTGGCGCCCATGGCCTTTCCGCAAGCGTGCTGCCAGGTGCTGCAGCAGCTGTACCGCGCCGTCACCTCCGCCCAGCCGCCGCCGCTGCCCCTGGAGAGCTACATCTACAACGTGCTCTACGAGGTGCCTCTGCCGCCTCCCGGGCGCTCCCTTAAGTTTTCGGGTGTCTACGGGCCCGTGGTGTGTCAGCGGCCCAGCACCGTCGAACTGCCGCTCTTCGACTTTCCCATCGGCGAGGTCTTCGAGCTCCTGGGCGTGGAAAACGTGCTGCAGCTATTCACCTGCGCCCTGCTGGAGTTCCAGATCCTGCTCTACTCCCAGC ACTACCAGAGGCTGATGACGGTGGCCGAGAGCATCACCGCCCTGATGTTCCCCTTCCAGTGGCAGCACGTCTATGTGCCCATCCTGCCCGCCTCGCTGCTGCACTTCCTGGACGCGCCTGTACCCTATCTGATGGGCCTGCACTCCAACGGTCAGGATGACCGATCCAAGCTGGAGCTGCCCCAGGAG GCCAACCTGTGCTTTGTTGACATCGACAACCACTTCATCGAACTGCCGGAGGATCTGCCGCAGTTCCCTAACAAGCTGGAGTTCATCCAGGAGATCTGCGAGGTGCTGATGCTGTTTGGCATCCCCCCCGAGGGTAGAGCGTGCAGCGGCGAGGGCGTGGGGGGGCCGAGGGGCTTCCGCGGCTGCGACGTGGCCTCGGACCGCCGCAATGGCAACCTGGCCGGCTCGCCTCTGGATCTGCTGAAGGAGAACGAGACCATCGTCCGGCTGCAGGCCCTGGTCAAACGAACCGGTGTGAGGCTGGAGAAG CTGGATGGGATGGAGACCTCCGGCACCAACGGCGATCCCAGGGTGCAGTGCGGCGAGGAGGACCTGCGGACGCACCTGCTCAACATCCGCATGCGCGAGGTCTTCGCCAACCGCTTCACGCAAATGTTCGCCGACTACGAGGTCTTCGTCATCCAATCCAGCCAGGACAAAGAGTCATGGTTCAGCACCCGTGACCAGATGCAGAACTTTGACAAG GCCTCCTTCCTGTCGGACCAGCCCGAGCCCTACCTGCCCTTCCTGTCGCGCTTCCTGGAGACGCAGACGTTCGCCTCCTTCGTCGACAGCAAGATCCTTTGCCACGACGACGAGGACAAGGAGCACGCGCTGCGGGTGTTCGACGCCCGCGTGGAGAAGGTGCGCATGCTCAACGTGCGGACGCCCACGCTGAGGACGTCCATGTACCAGAAGTGCACCAACGCCGAAGAGTCAG AGAAGGCCATCGAGGCGAGGGTGACCAAGATCGACCACACGGCACTTCACCCCCACCTGCTGGACATGAAGATCGGCCAGGGCCGCTACGAGCCCGGCTTCTTCCCTCGCCTGCAGTCCGACGTGCTCTCAGCTGGACCCACCAGCAACAA GTGGTCCAAGCGCAGTACCGCAGCTCAGTGGAGGAGGCGGGACAAGCAGAAGCAGCACGCGGAACACCTGTACCTGGATAACGACCAGAGAGAG AAGCACATTCAGGAGGCCAGAAACCTGGGCACCACGATCCGGCAGCCCAAGCTGTCCAACCTGTCGCCCTCCGTCATTGCACAGACCAACTGGAAGTTCGTAGAAGGGTTGCTGAAGGAATGCAGGAACAAG ACCAAGCGCATGCTGGTGGAGAAGATGGGCAGGGAGGCGGTAGAGTTGGGCCATGGGGAGGTCAGCATCACAGGCGTGGAGGAGAACACGCTCATCGCCAGCCTCTGCGACCTGCTGGAGCGGATCTGGAGCCACGGGCTACAGGTCAAGCAG GGAAAATCGGCTTTGTGGTCACACCTGCTGCATTACCAGGAAAGCAAAGAGAAGAGTGATGCCACCCCTTCAGGCCTGAACCCCCCAG GGCTTATTCAAGACTCGGAGAGACGCAAGTCTGATGCAGGACTCACCATGCCCCCTCTAAAAGTTTCCCTCATTGACGATATGCG ACACATCCAGAACATCGGCGAGATCAAGACGGACGTGGGCAAGGCGCGGGCCTGGGTACGCCTCACCATGGAGAAGAAGATGCTTTCCAGGCACCTCAAGCAGCTGCTGTCTGACCAGGAGCTCACCAA GAAGCTGTACAAGCGGTACGCCTTCCTGCGCTGCGATGATGAGAAGGAGCAGTTCCTCTACCATCTCCTGTCCTTCAATGCTGTCGACTACTTCTGCTTCACCAATGTCTTCACCACCGTCT TAATCCCATACCACGTGGTGGTCATCCCAAGCAAGAAGCTCGGGGGGTCCATGTTCACGGCCAACCCCTGGGTCTGCGTCTCTGGAGAGCTGTCGGAAACAGGGGTTCTCCAGGTGCCCAAGAACTCCTTGGAGATCACCTTTGAG TGCCAGAATCTGGGCAAGCTCACCACAGTACAGATGGGCCACGATAACTCAGGATTGTATGCAAAGTGGCTGGTGGAGTGTGTCATGGTGAGGAACGAGGTCACTGGGCACACGTACAA GTTTCCATGCGGCCGCTGGTTGGGTAAAAGTGTGGATGATGGCAGTTTGGAACGCGTCCTGGTGGGGGAGTTGGTGACCCCCATCCCAGAGAGCGAGGAACGCCTGTGCCGCACCCCTCCCATGCAGCAGTCCCCTGGAATGATACGGAGGTTTGTCAACATCTCACCGAGCAGCAAACCAA AGTTAAACACAGGACAGATTCAGGAAGGAGTGGGAGAGGCCATCAATGGGATCGTCAAGCACTTCCACAAACCAGAGAAAGAG AGGAGCAGCCTGACGCTGCTGCTGTGTGGAGAATATGGGCTGGTCTGGGCACTGGAGCAGGTCTTCCTGCATGGTTTCAGGACCCCACGTCTCTTCAAGAACATCTTCATCTGGGACTTCTTAG AAAGGGCACAGGGTCACTTTGAGAGTCCGGAGCAGAAGGACCTGGAGCTGGATGAGAACTGGCAGATGAGGGCCCGGGATTTCTGCCGCTTCATGCGGGCTATCAACAGCACACCGAGGAACATCGGCAAAGACGGGAAGTTCCAGATGCTGGTGTGCCTGGGGGCCAG AGACCACCTGCTACATCATTGGATCGCCCTCCTGGCAGACTGTCCAATCACGGCACAGATGTATGAGGACACGGCCATGCTAAAGGATCATTCTCTGGTGAACTCTCTGATTCGAGTGCTACAAACTTTACAGGACTTCAATATCACCCTGGAGGCCTCACTAATCAAGGGCATAGGTATTTAG